The Apium graveolens cultivar Ventura chromosome 11, ASM990537v1, whole genome shotgun sequence genome has a window encoding:
- the LOC141696348 gene encoding uncharacterized protein LOC141696348, with product MDFVTHLPRTFKKNDVIWVVIDRLTKSAHFLPIRETTHVHELTEIFQRDIVRLHGVPVSIVSDRDTSWHASIGMPPFEDLYGRRCRAPSCWDEVGERVIEGPELVRITNEKVEKVKESLKEARSRQKSYADQHRKFGGFEPVLRGYKYHPLHVVQYPLHKIREDLSCEEEAEAILSREERVLRKNTIPFVKMSMRPCDLCTLPDSYSL from the exons atggattttgtgaCTCATTTGCCGAGGACTTTCAAGAAGAACGATGTCATATGGGTGGTGATTGATAGACTCACTAAGTCCGCTCACTTCTTGCCTATTAGAGAGACTACTCATGTTCATGAGTTGACAGAGATTTTTCAGCGAGATATTGTTAGACTGCATGGTGTGCCTGTGTCGATAGTTTCTGACAGAGATACGAG TTGGCacgcgagtattggtatgccaccatttgaggATCTGTATGGTAGGAGATGTAgggcaccatcttgttgggatgaggttggtgagagagtcATCGAAGGGCCAGAGTTAGTTAGAATTACTAATGAGAAGgtagagaaagttaaagaaagtcTGAAGGAAGCTCGATCTCGTCAAAAGAGTTATGCGGACCAACATCGGAAGTTTGGTGGATTTGagccag tTTTGAGGGGCTACAAATATCATCCATTACACGTAGTTCAGTACCCATTACATAAGATTAGAGaggatctttcttgtgaggaagaagctgaggctatcttatCTCGAGAGGAGCGAGTTTTGAGGAAGAACACCATTCCGTTTGTGAAG ATGAGCATGAGACCGTGTGACTTGTGTACACTCCCTGATTCATATAGTTTGTAA